The genomic DNA ataaaaatatcattaaattaaagttaaaaagtaaagaaaagaattattattataatattaaaataataaaaatatataaaaactatatatattattaaaatattaaaattactatttgtaccgataccaaacaagaccgtaccggtatttccgataccagtaccggttgacaccaagcttatcccaccccgtgatactaaaaaatcattaaattaaagttaaacagtaaaaaaggaattattattataatattaaaataataaaagtattaaaataactatatatatatatatatatattctaatatattattaacaagattttggctaaattaattagattattataaataataataataatttacaaataaaacaacacaatttgcaacaaagcaatgcatgaaacaccatattaacatatagtacagtacattaatgctagaacctaatctatactatattataaagcatttcataaggataccaaccaaatttaagtaattacaatcttttatacttatggtacaacaacttaatgatgttagtaaggggtgaaatggtctttctacattaatattaaaaaataaaaaaataattaaatgagaatataatcacaattaattataataatacaataataagttcggttcttaaatgcaattaataaacgaaacctattgggataaaccgcaaaagcactccaaaggtccaatttcaatcaatatgtaataaatttgaccgattaaggaatctcctatcattgctataaattcaccatttcactcaacatcaactcctttgtctactattgtgcgagttagagtcgaaaagaaagagataagaaagagagaagttgatatgaaatttatttatcttggtggaaaggtgtgttcttttatacccatttcaacatttattcgaaaaaactttggtttgtttcttaaaatattcaaatgggataacagttttcttttacataatctatgagtttatattgatgttttattatgtttttggtgatttagtggtttttttttcaaattatgattttatattacatataaagtatacacacaggttattggatacaaaaagacagacacttcatacttcatcaaggtacccttgcatgactatagtatctggaaccatttaccaatgtattgtttaattgttcataaatttatagtctttttcctttttgcagcttcatgtatatggaggtgtaaaagggtgggtacgagaaaagttattcatttggagatagacatttatttggcctattggtatttccttttttaatttctactttactattttttttaaacatatgatgcttttgtgtgatttaattgatactatatataggcaatatagatgcagaggaaatatttGAGGAGGTATTGTTTGACAGGATTGGGCAGCAAACTTTAAGGGCTCGGATGTTTTCAACCCGCGCAAAAGATTTAAATTGATTGCGTTTATCTATACTATCGTATAAAGCATTTCACAAGGGTTCCAACCAAATTTAAATAATTGCAACATATTATGCTTATAGTACAACAACTCAATGAAGTTAGTAAAGGGAATTAGTCTTTCTACATGAGTATAAATtgataaatacaattaaattgataactttataaattaagtattgttaaatacttgataaagaattaaatcatttgacttagttgaacatcatcaccttcctcatatttacattgcttttccatttcaagttctccgtaaccgattacttgattgaattttataattaagtcattattatttggtttagtaattgccaaacatcatacaaataaggttacaaccttttttgcaattttatcagatagttgatgaacatcatatgaaataaaaataataataataataataataataataataataataataataataattaaatataaaaaaacttaatcaacgttattatgaatttaattataactataaatggttttaaaacttaaaagatgctaaccaattagaaacgaaaattactaaaaggtaatttcatggggtattattatctataatacctaataattgcaacaataatgattaaataatgaacttaattacagatggtttaaaactcaaaagaatgCTCTTTGCATCTTAACTCAAGTCTCATGGAATAAGGTTCAAATGATAACCATTGCATAATTAGGAACCACTTTTTAGCCCTTGGATCGTATTTTGATGGTTGAGACCTTTAAGTGCAATATCTATATCTCTAAGATGAAGATAATGTATGGTAATGAAGATTTGGAGCAGCAAGAGGTAAAAACAGCCCgaatttttccttttataaattcgattcgattcgtgagtgttagtgtgtgtgtttatattgattagggtttcatcaaatgcaatgtgagggtttccaatcggtgtttatacaaataatatagaacccaatttttatgtatgtgtatgtagtgtgtagtatggggtcttgcttacctcattcaaggaataacaatgaaagacaggggtcattgatttcgaaaaactccgcccctttgttcgccttcttcctgattttaagttacggtgagtcaatttccttttttctgattctaatcgattaagaactatacgtgattaaccaacgaattgtggtagattttatgtttctattgcagtatttggattgaattgactgttgcaatttaataatcgtcagttatagttcgttttttgaatatagagaaacactgacttatttaaggtgcttgatttgggtgaatagtagcaatataaactgctattgtaatttggtgtgatattcaattcaatatcagcaacctaatcaaattgttccctaaacatagagtaaatgtgttcaccagcaaggtaataatatgtactaattttcaattataagagacttctaataaggaaatatagctattaggttatgtcaaggtaagcatagtttataaagaatatgttgcagaataaagttaatacaacattttagtaataaataataaactgctttcttatctataaaagggaacaaaacctgcaatttgacttttagatgtcaaaactgaatttatatgtatatgtgtatgtagtataatatatatatttaacatctattttacaccatctaaaacaatgaaaaagaaaaaataaaaataaaaaaatttgaaaactgtgacgtcttttgaagagggttgagaaaccacacgtccatagaattgaagttttgtgagaccacatgtggtggggcgcaaacctctctcaaagcgtcttaaaaacgcgggggaacactgtaccctcgggcgttttgggcctttttttgactggtagtgctaccacaaagcgccgaacgaggagtggactttggtcaaaataaccatggtcaaacggctaactttaaaaaaaaccggtttttgttttaaaaatctatactatattcgcactttcgtaccgtgtcacgcactatctatatcagtcgtcattccaggaaaaaacaataactattatgcatgACGTGCATCGCACGGGTGTTCCCCCTAGTtaaaataacatttaactctaaaaaaatTAAGAATGAAAGAAAAATGTTCCTTCAAAAAACCAAAAAGGAGAAGAATCGACAACTTTAATGTGAAACCTAACCTCGCTTCTGGTCGTCGACGATGGTGACTGGCTCGCCGGTTGCTGCCGGTTTGTTCATCAAATACAACAGGTATTTTCTTAGTTGTCATAAACCATATACAACAGGTATTTTCTTAGTTGTCATAAACAATATACGACGTTGTTGAATGTTGATTACTGGATTCGGGTAATTTTCTGACATTTCTTGTAATCTTAAATGGTTTTGTTGATTGATACCCTGAATACTTTGACTTTCACGTTATCCACTCAAAAACCCTTAGAATGAGTTATGTGGATTTacatgattacaaaatatattgGACAGAGTTTAGTTTAAATAGATTTTAAGAGTAGCTAATTTTGCAGCCAACAAGAAGAGCATAAGATGGATAGAATCAGCAAGCTTCCTTTAGGCATAATAGAGAACATACTATGTTTACTACCGACTCAAGAGGCGGCAAGGACAAGCATTCTCTCTAAGGAATGGAGATACCATTGGACCGAAATCTCTAAACTTGAGTTTAATGAGGAGGCGTTTGAAGTATCGACTTATGGGGCTGAGCCGTCTGCTTTGGAGCAAACGTTTGACTTTCCAAGTCACAGGAAAGCAATGACTAGGAGGTGTAAACTTTTCTATGCTATATACCAAGTTGTGATAATGCACCAGGGTCCAATACATGAGTTCACCCTGTCTATGAGAGCAGATGACTCCTGTATTGAGATTGACCATATATTAATTCATTTATCGAGGAAAAATACGGTCAAGATCTTAAAACTTGACTTCATTGGGAAATATAAGTTACCCGTATCTTTCTTCTCGTTACATCAATTAATGGATCTGTATCTCAATGATTGTGCTATTGACCATCAACCATCATTTAACGGATTTGGTGGCCTTACAACATTACATCTGCAAGAGATACACATTTGCGTAAAAGAGCTTATGCGTCTTTTATCGAGTTGTCCATTACTAAAGAGACTGGCAATTGTAAGTTTGTAATAAAATGAAATCTTAATCGTCATGGTCTTTCATAAACTAgctaaatatcataattttttTAGTTGAGTGACGCTGGAACTGTCAATGGCATCGGAGACATCACCATTGCTGATTTCATCAAGTGTTTACCGGGCATTGAGTATCTGtctcttttgtgtttaatctttTTGGTAATTCTATGCACATGGTATATGCTTAATCATACTTTTAGTTGCTTATTAGTTATTACCAATCTTTGTTCTGTCTATGGTTCAAGTGTTTCCCTCCACTTCCGAAAGAGCTTCCAACGACAATGGTCCACTTGAAATACTTGCGTATGGAATGGGTATGGTTTAGGCACAAATATGTGGTGCCTTTTCTTGTTCTTTTAATTAGAAGCTCCCCAAACCTGGAGAAACTTAAGCTAGAGGTAAACAACAAGAATCTATGTATTCTACATTTCTATTTGTTTTGATTCTTATGTCAAATTGCACTCACACAAAGCATTTGATGTAGATTTTCCCCGATGATGACTTGTTTGAGGAATCTGAGACAGGCTCCTTTCCACGAAAAGATTATCCAGATATTATGTTGAAGCATCTTACCGAATTGGAGATTCTACAGTTTAGTGACGCAGATAATGAGATGGATTTTGTGAAGTTTATATTGGCTAAGTCACCTACATTAAAGAAGGTGAGAATACTCCTATGGGATGAGATTGATGAGAATGAAAAATTGCAGATTTCAAAAATCCTTAGAAGCTCCCCATGCGCATCACGTGTGGTAAAACTCAGTGTTAGTTGAGACCGACTAATTTGAGTTACTTGGTGGTTTTTTTACTGTTTAGTGAAATTAAAAAATTTTGTTGCTACCTTATATGGGATTTTGAGAATTATGATCTTTTGCAACTTGAATTTGTTAAAATGTTATTTTTCGCGCGCATTAGTGCAAAGGGCAAGATCACTGGGGATAAAATGCATATATTATTGTTTAGTCAATGATACTTATGAGTTGCATTGTCTCGCTAAGTTTTGGTACTTAAACTCACGTATCTTCTCTTGTCGGTCATGTTATATGATAATACATGCTAGTATAGTATTATGATGGAAATTTCCTTCGGGTAAAAAAATCTTTCGATTTTATAAGGGATTAGTGGCATATGAAATCCAAAATCTTTGGTATATTAGCGAGGAGCTTGCCCTGCCACCCCCCGAGCATCTTTTCTTCAATCAAAATCACCGTCTGTTGCCCAATCACATGGTTGGTTTCGCCACAAGTGTTCTCAACATACACCATTGAGCCATCAACCGCACCGCTTACAGTTGCCAGGTTTTTTGGTTCAAACAATCAAAATGGTGAAATGAATTAGAAGTTTTCATGTGTGGGGCTaagcacataacacataaatATGTACACATAGTTTTAGTCATCTGATCCAGTAATCGTTCTCAAGGTTACAAAAGTCGTCTGATACTTTTTCTACAACAGTTTGTTTTGACTCGAATCTCTTTTAATTAAAATCCGTTATTACCTGAACCTATTGGTTCAAAAGTTGACTCGTACCAAAATGACCAGGTTTTAAAGCGATCCGTTCTGAACCGAGCCTGTCATGAACTGTAACCTAACCTGACCCTACTGTCCATTTTCCTAAGGATAGCAGATTTGGTTCTAGATAACATACATAAAATTACTGATACATACATTTATAAGTGTCTACAGTACTCGTCACGTGGCGGCCTCCCGTGGGCTAAACGTGGAAACCATCAACTTCTTTTTTTCCAATTTATGTTTGTAGATATACAGAATTTGATTCAAGAGGTTAACCCACCCACATCCGACTTTTGAGGATTTACCCCTCCTGCTCCCCTCGTCCTTTTTTCCCCTTCTGCATTGTCTTTTTTAACTCTTTTTTGTTTTTCATATATTAGTTAATATCCAATTAGTAGTAACACTTGGTGGTTCTGTCAACTTATCAGTGAAAtgaacaacattgtttcaaaccGTTACAAGATTTTGAGAACTGTGATCTTTTGCAACTTAAATTTGTTAAAATGTTATGCTTGTCGTGTCTTAGTGCAAGGGGAAAGATCACGATTGGGAATGAGATTGCATATGATTGTTTTCTATAAGCATTGGAAAATTAAGCCCACACAGCTCACTTATCACTTGCTAGAAAGAGTTACATTCTCACGTCATGCTAATTATTCTTCAGTAACAGTTCAACTCATGTATCTTGAATATTACTATGGTTGAGTTTCATGTTATGTAGAAACTTACTTTATTTCgtaaagaaaaaaaagaagaggATAGTTTAGAATAGTAGTGTCACCAAGTTTGATAGTTTAGGGTCGTTGATGGATGGAGTGGATGACATGACATTGCGGAATTAGTAGGGGTTAGGGTAGGAGGGGCAAGTGGTTTAAGGTTTAGGGTTTACACCACACCTTAAACAAATTTCAAACAACATTACTATATAACAAATCTCATATTTGGACTCACCCATCATCCACGGCCCATAGTGTTCGAAGCCCAACGGCCCAAAACTCATACCCCCTATACCCTTCTTCAATCCTTCCTTCCAAACCCTAAAATCAAAATCCGTCCACCAAAAATGTCGGACAAAATTCCGTTCGAACTCCAAGCAGAAATCATCAAAAGGGTTGTTCCTGTCAAATCTTTGATTCGGTTCAGATCCGTTTCAAAGCAATGGAAATCTCTGATCGATAGCTCTGAATTCATCACACCCTCAACAACAAGACTCAGCCGCAACATCTACTGGTAAGCTACATAACAGGAGGTACTGGGTACACATTTGTTTCTACGGATACATGTTTGTCCGAGGACAAATATGTTTCAATTGTAGATGATGATAACTTCCCCCACCACAAGTTTTCCCCTGTTGTTCCTCCAACTGTTAAACTTCTTGGGCGTCAGCTTATGCTCGATTGCTCTCACGGATTGGTGTGTTTGCTTGGATATACCCGAGATCGAGTGAACCGAAAGAACCTGATTGTTGTTTGGAATCCACTAATTGGGAAATCTGTTGGTATAGAGATACCGGATCGAGCCGATATTGTTATTGGTTTTGGGGTGTGTCTTAAAACTAGCGACCGTAAGATCCTCAAGATTTCACGTTTTGTCGACAGCGAGGCCGAGGCTACGGCTGAGGTTTTCACATTAAGCTCTGGGGCTTGGAGAAATGTATCGATGAATATGCCGTTTAAGTCtaaattgttgcagttcttcaaTACACAGGTGGTTATAGATGGGGTTATTTATTGGCTCAGTTATGATAATATTACAGATAAATTTACCATTTATTCATTTGATTTGGCAAGTGAAGAATTTGGAGAAGCGGTAGACTTTCCTTATAGCTTTGGAAGGCTGTACAATATATCTAAGATCAACGATTCCCTTGTGGTGCTTAGTCATCACTGTCTTGTTACTATTTTAACACCGAAACCATTCTGTGACGtattgatgatgttgaaaaatggTGTTTCAAAACCTTCCTTTACAAAACTATTCACTGTTAACGACGTTCAGGTTAATAGTATGATTGGATTTAGGAAGAATGGCCAACCGATACTGGATCGGACGAAGACGCATGGATATGATGGTGAACTAGAAGTTTATGACCTCTGCTCGGAACGCATCAACGTTCTTGGGATTTATGGGTCGCTCTTCAGGGTGAGCTCCTTTACAGAATCACTACTGCTGCTTAATCATTCTGATTCTATCATTCACTAATAGATGATGAATCTACTTTTAAATCctagttttcttttttttttttggtactGTTCTATTCTGGTTTTTATAGCTTTTAGTTTAGCTCCCATCAGACTTAGACTTAATGGTAACTTTTCTTATTATCATCTAACTGAAAACATGCTTCTAGTAAATGTTTAAATCCTGCTTGATTTATAATCTCATAAGCAAAAACAGATGGTGGCTCCTTCAGGTTATCTGTGTTCTCAAACTGCAGTCACAATGCAACAATTGCAGGGCTGATCATTGTTTTGTGTGGTTCTATTAGCTAATATTCTTGtaatttgttggtgcacttgtgtctgtactttgtctgtattcggtctgatataaacgatgtcctgatttgtgttgtaagttgaccaagtcaaccatcctccggtttgacttggacaacagttgaaagatgttctgatcgaaggatagcctcgaaggatacacctgatccttcgaggtaatcgaaagatatggttcgaccatggttcgaccattagacctcgaaggatgatccttcgaggtgtatgctgatctttcgtgtaacatgtggtcgacagatgatccttcggaccatctgtcgaatccttcgagcagacctgctgagctgggtatatatacccatgcatgtgttgagtgtgagttagttctgaaagttctgtcaTTTTtgcaccgagagatagagagtgttGAGAGCTTTCTgtcggaactcacacacacacacacttgagagtttacatgttagatttgtaaacattgtgcttgtaaccgaaatcttcatttgcattaatacgactagtgttaatcggtgaatctttgtgtgatTGTGTTtctacttgtctcatcccggtttgcctactagcttggattccgcactcgctagtgggttggTATAACAAGGtataggtttgttctcgatcctccgagagggacctacaagtggtatcagagctaaggctcttaaccttgtttaaaaccgggtttttacaagttttggtgtgttgaaacacttggttttgcacctgtttttactaagTTTCctgcattttctttgagtaaaaacgtgtctaaactaaccgggagtgttcaagtttgggttgggtaacataaaaattggtttttagaaaactttgtgttttccggtggtattccggtgtgtttccggtgactgAACTTGAGGATAAGGTTTTGCCTTTTTGGGTataatttttgaaagtcaaaaggtTGGTGGAAAGTTGTGCagaaacatcccttctgccgaaagcaACTTCACCAaccccatcacctttttcaccaaactttcacatcagatcagattgtgtcagagctctcgaaagatatctttcggcaTCGAAAGATTATCCTTCGATATctgtcgatcaaggaaggctcgaaagattactatctttcgacccatccttcgaagtctgaaacatatccttcgagaaaggaatcttttcgaaagattcgtgtccgaaagattaggatccttcgtactggtgaatctttcgagatctgttgatcgaaagataaggatttaacacgaaagataaagatctttcaaaagggaatccttcgtgttcttgagtctttcgagatcattgttcgagagtcaacagtaatccttcgagtactgttgatccttcgaacaagattatATCTTTCGTTTGTgatctgtttattgttaacaactttctgtgatttcagatctttcgaccaggatctttcggttgtgtatctttcggatcattcttacttagcatttattttgcttatctatcatgaatccgagttggtggggaagtccggctccagacagtggaaaatacatgaataccagtcaatctccatcatgggccgaatctccggtatctacatcctcacaaacaaatgccactccagctggtcaatgggcgtttgtttcaaatcaaactccgagtattcaaagtcttctactaagcgaaagtgaaaccggaagtttgaacaggcctccaaagttgatgcatcttcatgaatatccaggatgggttgatcgttttcatacatacattcttggtcaaaatacagagttgtggttgcggttcattacggaattcgatcaaactatcgaggttgctgcttcttcgacagctacatttgccgatcttcctgatgatcaaaagaagacgtatgacttagaaaagaaagcatacgctattctcactcaagcactgagcaaggatatttatcatcagttcgtcagtttcaagactacgaagaagctgtgggatgcattgaagacaagaggagtaggtaatgaagccacacgtcaactacgacgagatctactgaagaaagaattcgatggcttcacatgtatggataaggagtccttgggagatatgacaagccgtttttatcacctgcttactgagctgaccaactttgaagtcacaacgactccaacagaggtggtaaagaagtttgccgatgcattgcctcctcaatggaacaacttcctggaaatcttgaagtacaacggaacgttgagaaccacaaatatcaacgatttcgtgcagcttctggagaacaaggatcaggaagaaacgttgaaggcaaagagagttgcagtgccacagaatccagagatgtattatggcacctccactacgtcatctgcaaaagccggttcacatgctccacttcagacggcatttgtcacaagcacggatatgtatggcaatccagtgcaagttcctgtaaaaccgcctccaaccacagatctgtatggaaatccagtacaaccacctcctcctcctcctgctcaacaacctcaatatgcgtgttatggaggaacatcatctgctgcaggtcaacaatcaaagccaaatacagtacagcttgacacttcaagtttttctaaaatcagtgtagaagtagctaaggaacacatggagctgcttaacactgtagtgagcgcgtac from Helianthus annuus cultivar XRQ/B chromosome 7, HanXRQr2.0-SUNRISE, whole genome shotgun sequence includes the following:
- the LOC110866415 gene encoding F-box/FBD/LRR-repeat protein At1g13570-like; this encodes MVTGSPVAAGLFIKYNSQQEEHKMDRISKLPLGIIENILCLLPTQEAARTSILSKEWRYHWTEISKLEFNEEAFEVSTYGAEPSALEQTFDFPSHRKAMTRRCKLFYAIYQVVIMHQGPIHEFTLSMRADDSCIEIDHILIHLSRKNTVKILKLDFIGKYKLPVSFFSLHQLMDLYLNDCAIDHQPSFNGFGGLTTLHLQEIHICVKELMRLLSSCPLLKRLAILSDAGTVNGIGDITIADFIKCLPGIEYLSLLCLIFLCFPPLPKELPTTMVHLKYLRMEWVWFRHKYVVPFLVLLIRSSPNLEKLKLEIFPDDDLFEESETGSFPRKDYPDIMLKHLTELEILQFSDADNEMDFVKFILAKSPTLKKVRILLWDEIDENEKLQISKILRSSPCASRVVKLSVS